From Burkholderiales bacterium, the proteins below share one genomic window:
- a CDS encoding type II secretion system F family protein, which yields MATAATAAAKKDVKELLFAWEGKDKSGKTISGQMKAGGEAVVRASLRRQGVQVTKVKRQRLGRGKVRDKDITLFTRQLATMMKSGVPLLQAFDIVGKGNSNPAVSKLLLDIKTDVETGSSLSQAFRKYPLYFDSLFCNLVGAGEAAGILDTLLDRLATYKEKILAIKSKIKSALFYPISIVVVAFIITAVIMIFVIPAFKDLFSGFGADLPTPTLVVMAISDFFVKYWYAIFGGIGFGLWFFFYTWKRSEKMQAFMDRLMLKLPVFGPLIQKATIARWTRTLSTMFAAGVPLVEALDSVAGAAGNFVYYEATKQIQSEVTTGTSLTVAMQNSRVFPNMVLQMVAIGEESGSLDSMLGKVADFFEGDVDDAVDALSSLMEPVIMVVLGTLIGGLVIAMYLPIFKMGQAV from the coding sequence ATGGCAACCGCAGCAACCGCAGCGGCAAAAAAAGACGTCAAGGAATTACTGTTTGCCTGGGAAGGCAAGGACAAGTCAGGCAAAACCATCTCCGGTCAGATGAAGGCCGGCGGCGAAGCCGTGGTCCGGGCTTCGCTACGGCGCCAGGGCGTTCAAGTCACCAAAGTCAAGAGGCAGCGCCTTGGCCGCGGCAAAGTTAGAGACAAAGACATCACTCTATTCACGCGACAACTGGCAACTATGATGAAATCGGGGGTCCCGCTGCTGCAGGCCTTCGATATCGTCGGCAAGGGAAACAGCAACCCGGCGGTGTCCAAACTCCTGCTCGACATCAAGACCGACGTGGAAACCGGCAGCAGCCTGAGCCAGGCGTTCAGGAAATATCCGTTGTACTTCGACAGCTTGTTTTGCAACCTGGTGGGCGCGGGCGAAGCGGCCGGTATTCTCGACACCCTGCTGGATCGCCTGGCCACCTACAAGGAAAAAATTCTTGCCATCAAGAGCAAAATAAAATCGGCGCTGTTTTACCCGATATCGATTGTGGTGGTGGCGTTCATCATCACCGCGGTGATCATGATCTTTGTCATCCCGGCATTCAAGGATCTCTTTTCCGGTTTCGGCGCAGACCTTCCCACGCCAACACTTGTGGTGATGGCGATTTCGGACTTTTTCGTCAAATACTGGTACGCGATATTTGGCGGAATCGGCTTTGGCCTGTGGTTCTTTTTCTACACCTGGAAGCGCTCCGAGAAAATGCAGGCCTTCATGGACCGCCTGATGCTGAAACTGCCAGTATTCGGACCACTGATCCAAAAAGCCACCATTGCCCGCTGGACCCGCACGCTTTCCACCATGTTTGCCGCCGGCGTGCCGCTGGTGGAAGCGCTGGACTCCGTGGCGGGCGCTGCCGGCAACTTTGTCTACTACGAGGCGACCAAGCAGATCCAAAGCGAAGTCACCACCGGCACCAGTCTTACCGTGGCGATGCAAAACAGCCGGGTGTTCCCCAACATGGTGCTGCAGATGGTGGCCATCGGCGAAGAATCCGGCTCCCTCGACAGCATGCTCGGCAAGGTGGCGGACTTCTTCGAAGGCGATGTCGACGACGCAGTGGATGCGCTCTCCAGCCTGATGGAGCCGGTGATCATGGTGGTACTGGGCACGCTGATCGGCGGCCTGGTGATCGCCATGTATCTGCCGATCTTCAAGATGGGCCAGGCGGTGTAA
- a CDS encoding ATPase, T2SS/T4P/T4SS family, with protein sequence MVATIQSSLSSLSSLARTLVQKGRLLPVDAEAIQAKAASSGIGFVEQLIQTNKIRAVEVCEFVSQTFGYPQLDLNAIDSGHFPKGVLDEKIMRGGRALPLFKRGNRLFVGLSDPTNLAVLDEIKFKTGLTVEPVAVEDDKLGPLINKAVESAEANIDKLVAQDSGSIGDLLGNLDEEVAEEGVGDDVSAAADNELVKLVNKIVVDAYNQGASDIHIEPRPGKQKTKIRFRKDGSLLPYIEVPSNYRQALIARIKIMCDLDISEKRKPQDGKIKFKKFGPLDVELRVATCPTQGGMEDVVMRILSAGKPIPIDNLGLNARNLKTLKEIVSKPYGFFLVCGPTGSGKTTTLHSVLSYLNTPETKIWTAEDPVEITQEGLRQVQMNPKAGLNFATAMRAFLRCDPDVIMVGEMRDKETVSIGIEASLTGHLVFATLHTNSAPESIVRLLDMGMDPFNFADALLGVLAQRLAKQICSSCKKAHVATADETKLLLMEYCEELKNTPVWQKDPNAAIKEIHGEWVKQFADNKGQFTLYEPVGCDNCSGTGYRGRIGLHELLVGTDMLKKNIQEHARVAEILVTALSEGMRTLKQDGIEKVLHGLTDMHQVRAVCIK encoded by the coding sequence ATGGTCGCCACCATACAAAGCAGCCTGAGCAGCCTGAGCAGTCTGGCGCGCACCCTGGTGCAAAAGGGCCGCCTGCTGCCGGTTGACGCCGAAGCCATCCAGGCCAAAGCCGCCAGTTCCGGCATCGGCTTTGTGGAGCAACTGATACAAACCAACAAAATCAGGGCAGTTGAAGTTTGCGAGTTCGTCTCGCAAACCTTCGGCTACCCGCAGCTCGATCTCAACGCCATCGATTCCGGACATTTTCCCAAGGGCGTGCTCGACGAAAAAATAATGCGCGGCGGGCGGGCGTTGCCCTTATTCAAGCGCGGCAACCGGCTGTTTGTCGGGCTTTCCGATCCCACCAACCTGGCGGTGCTGGATGAAATCAAGTTCAAGACCGGGTTGACGGTGGAACCCGTCGCGGTCGAGGATGACAAGCTCGGCCCGCTTATTAACAAAGCCGTTGAGTCTGCCGAGGCCAACATCGACAAACTGGTCGCCCAAGATTCCGGCTCCATCGGCGATCTGCTGGGCAATCTCGATGAGGAAGTCGCGGAGGAAGGCGTCGGCGACGATGTCTCCGCAGCGGCGGACAACGAACTGGTCAAGCTCGTCAACAAAATCGTCGTTGATGCCTACAACCAGGGCGCGTCCGACATTCACATCGAGCCCCGTCCGGGCAAGCAGAAAACCAAGATCCGTTTCCGCAAGGACGGGTCGTTGCTACCCTATATTGAAGTCCCGTCGAATTACCGCCAGGCGCTGATCGCGCGAATCAAAATCATGTGCGACCTGGACATCTCGGAAAAGCGCAAGCCACAGGACGGCAAGATCAAGTTCAAGAAATTTGGTCCTCTGGATGTCGAGTTGCGGGTCGCCACCTGTCCGACCCAGGGCGGAATGGAAGATGTAGTGATGCGGATACTTTCCGCCGGCAAGCCGATTCCGATTGATAACCTGGGCTTGAATGCGCGCAATCTGAAAACGCTCAAAGAAATCGTCAGCAAGCCCTACGGCTTTTTTTTAGTGTGCGGCCCGACCGGTTCCGGCAAGACCACCACGCTGCACTCGGTGCTGAGCTATCTCAACACCCCGGAAACCAAGATCTGGACCGCGGAAGACCCGGTGGAAATCACCCAGGAAGGCCTGCGCCAGGTGCAAATGAATCCCAAGGCAGGGCTTAATTTCGCCACAGCCATGCGCGCGTTCCTGCGTTGTGATCCGGATGTGATCATGGTCGGCGAGATGCGCGACAAGGAAACTGTCTCCATCGGCATCGAGGCGTCGTTAACCGGCCACCTGGTGTTTGCCACCTTGCACACCAACAGCGCGCCGGAGTCCATCGTCCGGCTGCTGGACATGGGCATGGACCCGTTCAACTTCGCCGACGCGCTGCTGGGAGTGCTGGCGCAGCGCCTGGCCAAGCAGATCTGCTCCAGCTGCAAGAAAGCGCACGTTGCCACCGCGGATGAAACCAAGCTGCTTCTGATGGAATATTGTGAGGAACTCAAAAATACCCCGGTTTGGCAAAAAGACCCGAACGCGGCAATCAAGGAAATCCATGGCGAATGGGTGAAACAGTTTGCCGACAACAAAGGCCAGTTCACGCTTTACGAGCCGGTAGGCTGCGATAATTGCAGTGGCACCGGCTACCGCGGACGGATCGGCCTGCATGAGCTTCTCGTCGGCACCGATATGCTTAAGAAAAATATCCAGGAACATGCGCGTGTCGCGGAAATACTGGTGACCGCCCTTTCCGAAGGCATGCGCACACTGAAACAGGACGGAATCGAAAAGGTACTGCATGGGCTCACTGACATGCACCAAGTGCGGGCGGTATGTATAAAATAA
- a CDS encoding HlyC/CorC family transporter — protein sequence MLLIISAFFSISETSMMALNRYRLRHLVQVGSRGAKLTSQLLAQTDKLLGVILLGNTLLNAAATTLSTIIAVQLFGDKEIVLGLSTVCITFMLLVFSEITPKIIGASQPERIALPASYLLTPLLKLSYPAVWIVNLFAKALLWLLRFKPAVEAHKLSLEELRTLVLEASHFIPQKHQSILLNLLELENITVNDVMTPRNHIEAVDIEAPQEVIRRQLATCYHTRLPVYQSQLDNIVGILHVRKALNLGLEQQFNAENLRGMLREAYFIPAGTPLFSQLQLFQENQDRLGLVVDEYGELMGLVTIEDIVEEIVGEFTTHSPAKSLMLHEQQDGSFLVEGGSLLRDLNRKLGLKLPLDGPKTLNGLILEHFRDIPETGTSLKIAGYPVEIVQTQDRVVKVVRFYPQQVIEPQ from the coding sequence TTGCTCCTTATTATCTCCGCGTTTTTCTCCATCTCCGAAACCAGCATGATGGCGCTCAACCGCTACCGGTTGAGGCACCTGGTGCAAGTCGGCAGCCGCGGCGCCAAGCTCACCTCGCAGCTGCTCGCGCAAACCGACAAGCTGCTCGGCGTGATTCTGCTCGGCAACACCTTGCTCAACGCCGCGGCCACCACCTTGAGCACCATTATCGCCGTGCAGCTTTTTGGTGATAAGGAAATCGTGCTGGGCTTGAGCACCGTGTGCATCACCTTCATGCTGCTGGTGTTCAGCGAAATCACGCCGAAAATCATCGGCGCCTCCCAGCCCGAGCGCATCGCCCTCCCGGCAAGCTATCTGCTCACGCCGCTGCTCAAGCTGTCTTACCCCGCGGTGTGGATCGTTAACCTTTTCGCCAAAGCCTTGCTTTGGCTGCTGCGATTCAAACCCGCCGTGGAGGCGCACAAACTCAGCCTTGAAGAACTGCGCACGCTGGTGCTGGAAGCAAGCCATTTCATTCCGCAAAAACACCAAAGCATCCTGTTGAACCTGTTAGAGCTGGAAAACATCACGGTGAACGACGTGATGACGCCGCGCAACCACATTGAGGCCGTCGACATCGAAGCGCCGCAAGAGGTGATACGCCGCCAGCTTGCCACCTGCTATCACACCCGGCTGCCGGTGTACCAGAGTCAATTGGACAACATCGTCGGCATTCTCCACGTGCGCAAAGCGCTCAATTTGGGCCTCGAGCAGCAGTTCAACGCTGAGAACCTGCGCGGGATGTTGCGCGAAGCCTATTTCATTCCGGCCGGTACACCCTTGTTTTCGCAATTGCAGCTGTTCCAGGAAAACCAGGACCGCCTGGGCTTGGTGGTGGACGAATACGGTGAGCTGATGGGGCTGGTCACCATCGAAGACATAGTTGAGGAAATCGTCGGCGAATTCACCACGCATTCGCCGGCGAAAAGTCTGATGCTGCACGAGCAGCAAGACGGCAGTTTCCTGGTCGAAGGCGGCAGTCTGCTGCGCGACCTCAACCGCAAGCTTGGACTGAAATTGCCGCTGGACGGGCCGAAAACCCTGAACGGCCTGATCCTCGAGCATTTCCGTGACATTCCCGAAACCGGCACCAGCCTGAAAATCGCCGGCTACCCGGTGGAAATCGTGCAAACCCAGGATCGGGTGGTAAAAGTAGTGCGCTTTTACCCCCAGCAGGTCATCGAGCCGCAATAG
- the ccsA gene encoding cytochrome c biogenesis protein CcsA produces MPAILPYLIIALLYALLGFHFWRTRWQLAAPESGGVAAPMQWERFAILVPFVLHSALLHHSTFTGAGVNLGVGNALSAILWLAVLLYWLVSFFYNFEGLQALVLPLAAACVLAPLLLPTTHMLSNTGLPAFRVHFLLSMLAYGLLTIAALHAVLMMLVERRLHLGALPAMLNSLPPLLTMETLLFRIINVGFVLLTLVLISGILFSEELFHKPAPFTHKTLFAFISWGIFAALLGGRKIYGWRGRTAAHWTLAGFIALILAYIGSKFVLEVILHR; encoded by the coding sequence ATGCCGGCCATTTTACCTTATCTGATTATCGCCCTGCTTTACGCCCTGCTGGGTTTTCATTTCTGGCGCACACGCTGGCAGCTCGCCGCGCCCGAATCCGGCGGCGTTGCCGCGCCGATGCAATGGGAAAGATTCGCGATTCTCGTGCCATTTGTTCTGCACAGCGCGCTGCTCCATCACTCCACTTTCACCGGCGCCGGCGTGAACCTCGGCGTGGGCAATGCGCTGTCTGCAATATTATGGCTGGCGGTGCTGCTGTACTGGCTGGTGAGCTTCTTTTACAACTTCGAAGGCCTGCAGGCGCTGGTGTTGCCCCTGGCCGCGGCGTGTGTGCTCGCCCCCTTACTCCTGCCCACGACACACATGCTTTCCAACACCGGGCTTCCGGCATTCCGTGTGCATTTCCTGCTGTCCATGCTCGCCTACGGCCTGCTTACCATCGCCGCATTGCACGCGGTGCTGATGATGCTGGTGGAACGCCGTCTGCATCTCGGCGCCTTGCCGGCTATGCTCAACAGCCTGCCGCCGCTTCTCACCATGGAGACGCTGCTCTTCCGCATCATCAATGTGGGGTTCGTCCTTTTGACGCTGGTGCTGATCAGCGGCATCCTGTTTTCGGAAGAGCTCTTTCATAAGCCGGCGCCGTTTACGCACAAGACACTATTCGCCTTCATTTCCTGGGGAATTTTCGCTGCGCTTTTGGGCGGCAGGAAAATCTACGGCTGGCGCGGGCGCACCGCCGCGCACTGGACGCTTGCCGGCTTTATCGCGCTGATCCTGGCCTATATCGGCAGCAAGTTTGTGCTGGAAGTAATTCTGCACCGCTGA